In one Sphingomonas sp. S1-29 genomic region, the following are encoded:
- a CDS encoding DUF3857 domain-containing protein, with protein sequence MLRNVVVPFALVAGATSAWAGDKPLYEPAPAWVKEAPAPDPANLPADKPQLLISDQQHRIADGGVSAYVRSAVLIANAGMLNEAGTLRLEWLPDHGDLIVHHARILRAGETIDLLAKGERFAVIQRELGLERKMLTGMLTATMNAEGMRVGDVLDFAFTITRKDPVLGGQTSTSMPVLTKPVTAAFARNRLSWDKATPVALRSYFDGAELTPRNTGGFDEVELVGPLPKLPDLPDDMPLRLRPLPMVEASSFADWQAVSRTFAPLYATDGAIAPGSPLAAEVARIKAAGKTPRERAALALQSVQGEIRYLFKGMAGGNYTPQAAAQTWSVRYGDCKAKTLLLLAMLRALDIEAEPVLASSDGGDYVPRRLPSAGAFDHVLVRAEIDGASLWLDGTGQGARLSDIEDTPPFRNVLPLRAAGAGLMPLPMRVPARPDVAIWLEIDQTAGIVLPAPYRLRMTMRGQGAEMMRMVTAQGTEDQREAMATQIASQHVSDGRVVSHRLSFDEAANTGSVEIEGIAPGGWGREEGRRYRTIDYAVNTIQFNPDRSRTVWKTIPVATGGPEKMSFTRRVLLPDGGKGYTIEGDRTLPPRLGGMNVTRSFSFDQGVANMEDVIGAAGTEIAPDAIAAERAALTAAERRTLKIMAPADLPRTHELRARAVREGRLKRLDALYAKAIADADPGDATAYDARARLREGLGDWKGALADVERMVAIDPSGANLYFQAYILYVLGRDAESLAAIEKATAADPSDYNALTYHTARLADAKRHDEALAMIDARIAAGGDEREWATLHKAYLLATQGEIDAAAALADSALGEKPRDVGHLNQRCWLRGQMNVALEAALADCDRAIALGDNPAAALDSRALIHFRAGRLDAARADLEEALALEPDIAAALYLRGLVRKKQGDLKGGATDIADAQAIAPRIADDYTRWGITA encoded by the coding sequence ATGTTGCGGAATGTCGTGGTACCGTTTGCCTTGGTCGCGGGCGCGACATCGGCGTGGGCGGGGGACAAGCCACTCTATGAGCCCGCGCCTGCCTGGGTAAAGGAAGCGCCGGCCCCCGATCCCGCGAACCTGCCTGCCGACAAGCCGCAATTGCTCATTTCGGACCAGCAGCACCGGATCGCCGATGGCGGGGTATCGGCCTATGTCCGCAGCGCCGTGCTGATCGCCAATGCCGGGATGCTCAACGAAGCCGGGACGCTGCGCCTCGAATGGCTGCCCGACCATGGCGACCTGATCGTCCATCACGCGCGAATCCTGCGCGCGGGCGAGACGATCGACCTGCTCGCCAAGGGCGAACGTTTCGCGGTGATCCAGCGCGAGCTGGGGCTCGAGCGCAAAATGCTCACCGGCATGCTGACCGCGACGATGAACGCCGAGGGGATGCGCGTCGGCGACGTGCTCGACTTCGCCTTCACGATCACGCGCAAGGATCCAGTGCTCGGCGGCCAGACCTCGACGTCGATGCCGGTGCTGACCAAGCCCGTCACCGCGGCGTTCGCGCGCAACCGCCTGTCGTGGGACAAAGCGACGCCGGTCGCGCTGCGAAGCTATTTCGACGGCGCCGAACTGACGCCGCGCAACACCGGCGGCTTCGACGAGGTCGAACTGGTCGGGCCGCTGCCCAAATTGCCCGATCTGCCCGACGACATGCCGCTCCGGCTACGTCCCTTGCCGATGGTCGAGGCGAGCAGCTTCGCCGACTGGCAGGCGGTGTCGCGCACCTTCGCGCCGCTATATGCCACCGACGGCGCGATCGCCCCCGGTTCGCCACTCGCTGCCGAGGTCGCCCGGATCAAGGCGGCGGGCAAGACGCCGCGCGAGCGCGCCGCGCTGGCGCTGCAATCGGTGCAGGGTGAGATCCGCTATCTGTTCAAGGGGATGGCGGGGGGCAATTACACCCCGCAGGCGGCGGCGCAGACCTGGAGCGTCCGCTATGGCGATTGCAAGGCCAAGACCTTGCTGCTGCTGGCGATGCTCCGCGCGCTCGACATCGAAGCCGAACCCGTGCTCGCGAGCAGCGACGGCGGCGACTATGTGCCACGCCGACTGCCATCGGCAGGTGCGTTCGATCATGTGCTGGTGCGCGCCGAGATCGACGGTGCCTCGCTATGGCTCGACGGCACCGGGCAGGGCGCACGACTGTCGGACATCGAAGATACCCCGCCGTTCCGCAACGTGCTGCCGCTGCGCGCGGCGGGAGCGGGGCTGATGCCGCTGCCGATGCGCGTCCCCGCGCGCCCCGATGTCGCGATCTGGCTCGAAATCGATCAGACCGCGGGGATCGTGCTCCCAGCCCCCTATCGCCTGCGGATGACGATGCGCGGCCAGGGCGCCGAGATGATGCGGATGGTAACCGCGCAGGGCACAGAGGATCAACGCGAGGCGATGGCGACGCAGATCGCCAGCCAGCATGTCAGCGACGGTCGCGTCGTGTCGCACCGGTTGAGCTTCGACGAGGCGGCCAATACCGGCTCGGTCGAGATCGAGGGGATCGCGCCCGGCGGCTGGGGGCGCGAAGAGGGCCGCCGCTACCGAACGATCGATTATGCGGTGAACACGATCCAGTTCAATCCCGATCGATCGCGCACCGTGTGGAAGACGATCCCGGTCGCGACCGGCGGTCCTGAGAAAATGTCGTTCACCCGCCGCGTGCTGCTGCCCGATGGCGGCAAGGGGTATACGATCGAAGGCGATCGGACCTTGCCCCCGCGGCTGGGCGGCATGAACGTCACGCGCAGCTTCTCGTTCGACCAGGGCGTTGCCAATATGGAGGACGTCATCGGCGCGGCGGGAACCGAGATCGCCCCCGACGCGATCGCTGCCGAGCGCGCCGCGCTGACCGCCGCCGAACGGCGCACGCTGAAGATCATGGCGCCCGCCGATCTGCCGCGGACGCACGAACTGCGCGCGCGGGCGGTGCGCGAGGGGCGGCTGAAGCGGCTCGACGCGCTCTATGCTAAGGCGATTGCCGATGCCGATCCGGGCGACGCCACGGCCTATGATGCGCGGGCGCGCCTGCGTGAGGGGCTGGGCGACTGGAAGGGCGCGCTGGCCGATGTCGAGCGCATGGTGGCGATCGACCCGAGCGGCGCGAACCTCTATTTCCAGGCCTATATTCTCTATGTGCTGGGCCGCGACGCCGAGTCGCTGGCGGCGATCGAGAAGGCCACCGCTGCCGATCCTTCAGATTACAACGCGCTGACCTATCACACCGCGCGGCTCGCCGATGCCAAGCGGCATGACGAGGCGCTCGCGATGATCGACGCGCGTATCGCTGCGGGGGGCGACGAGCGCGAATGGGCGACGTTGCACAAGGCCTATCTGCTTGCGACCCAAGGCGAGATCGATGCTGCGGCTGCGCTCGCCGATTCCGCGTTGGGCGAAAAGCCGCGTGACGTGGGGCACCTCAACCAGCGTTGCTGGCTGCGCGGGCAGATGAACGTCGCACTCGAAGCCGCGCTTGCCGATTGCGACCGCGCGATCGCGCTGGGGGATAATCCTGCCGCCGCGCTCGACAGTCGTGCGCTGATCCATTTTCGCGCGGGACGGCTCGATGCCGCGCGCGCCGATCTCGAAGAGGCGCTGGCGCTCGAGCCCGACATCGCGGCTGCACTGTATCTGCGCGGACTGGTGCGCAAGAAACAGGGCGACCTGAAGGGTGGCGCGACCGATATCGCCGACGCCCAGGCAATCGCGCCGCGCATCGCCGATGATTATACCCGCTGGGGGATCACCGCCTGA
- the apaG gene encoding Co2+/Mg2+ efflux protein ApaG, with amino-acid sequence MKALFDTEARTGGVIVRTSVSYLPDQSEPARGRWFWAYHIRIENEGEQAVQLLARHWIITDGRGARHSVEGEGVVGEQPMIEPGGSFDYVSGCHLATPTGSMQGTYQMLGEDGGAFDVTIPKFALLAPAVS; translated from the coding sequence GTGAAGGCGCTGTTCGACACCGAGGCGCGGACCGGCGGGGTCATCGTGCGCACGTCGGTGTCGTATTTGCCCGACCAGTCCGAGCCCGCGCGCGGGCGCTGGTTCTGGGCCTATCACATCCGGATCGAGAATGAGGGCGAGCAGGCAGTCCAGCTGCTCGCGCGCCACTGGATCATCACCGACGGCCGCGGCGCGCGCCATTCGGTCGAGGGCGAAGGCGTGGTCGGCGAACAGCCGATGATCGAGCCCGGCGGCAGCTTCGATTATGTATCGGGCTGCCATCTGGCGACGCCGACGGGATCGATGCAGGGGACGTACCAAATGCTGGGCGAGGATGGCGGCGCGTTCGACGTGACGATCCCGAAATTCGCGCTGCTCGCGCCGGCGGTGTCGTGA
- a CDS encoding GNAT family N-acetyltransferase: MEAVALTLPLNFRVGARTVFALPRRLVRIAVSLADAIEGRTPALPPLPAEADGYSILSLPAGDPIALPGMLAAERQRYPRYFADLTLGWEAYHAALSGNLRSGLKRKAKKLAAASGGAIDIRRYRTPAELEAFHAIARPLAAGTYQEKLLAMGLPGDAEFVAKMLRLAAVDRVRAWLLFIGGEPAAYLYCPIHGGDVLYEYVGHAERFDALSPGSVLQAEALRDLMAEGGLARFDFTEGEGQHKRQFSTGHVDCVDWLVLRATVANRVALAALGAFDRGVARVKRVVSSR, encoded by the coding sequence ATGGAGGCGGTCGCTCTCACCCTCCCGCTCAACTTCCGCGTTGGCGCGCGCACCGTCTTCGCGCTGCCGCGCCGGCTGGTGCGGATCGCGGTGTCGCTTGCCGATGCGATCGAGGGGCGGACGCCTGCGCTACCGCCGCTACCCGCCGAGGCCGACGGCTATTCGATCCTCTCGCTGCCCGCGGGGGACCCGATCGCGCTGCCGGGGATGCTGGCCGCCGAACGCCAGCGTTACCCGCGCTACTTCGCCGACCTGACGCTTGGATGGGAAGCCTATCACGCCGCGCTCTCGGGCAATTTGCGATCGGGGCTGAAGCGCAAGGCCAAGAAGCTGGCGGCGGCGTCGGGCGGGGCGATCGACATCCGGCGGTATCGGACGCCCGCCGAACTCGAAGCCTTCCACGCGATCGCGCGGCCGCTCGCGGCGGGGACGTATCAGGAGAAATTGCTGGCGATGGGCCTGCCCGGTGACGCGGAGTTCGTCGCCAAGATGCTGCGCCTGGCGGCGGTCGATCGGGTGCGGGCGTGGCTGTTGTTCATAGGCGGCGAGCCCGCGGCGTATCTCTATTGCCCGATCCACGGCGGCGACGTGCTGTACGAATATGTCGGCCATGCCGAACGGTTCGACGCGCTGTCGCCGGGGAGCGTGTTGCAGGCCGAGGCGCTGCGCGATCTGATGGCCGAGGGCGGGCTGGCGCGGTTCGACTTCACCGAGGGCGAGGGGCAGCACAAGCGGCAATTCTCGACCGGGCATGTCGATTGCGTGGATTGGCTGGTGCTGCGCGCGACGGTGGCGAACCGGGTGGCGCTGGCGGCGTTGGGGGCGTTCGACCGGGGGGTGGCGCGGGTGAAGCGGGTGGTGTCTTCGCGCTGA
- a CDS encoding phospholipid carrier-dependent glycosyltransferase: MRLAHRPLLVALLIGLAAQALFSIQLGRPTNLVFDEVHYVPAARTMLALAEPANVEHPPLAKELIAIGIALFGDNPIGWRAMSTLAGTVTVLGGFAILMLGFGRVRVAALGAYLLAINQTVFVQARIAMLDGFLGAFVTCGIAALLWAMRAQPGRRTARIVLAGALLGCAVAVKWSAAPYVAVACLAVLLWHLGSPTVRPELVEGRPAPTTDAPAALSGRPSTSSGRTALGLGLGLAILLGLTALAAYFATFTPALFYARDAITLADLLPLQQQMYAQQTVVLRPHPYQSDWWSWPLMLRPIWYYYERDLGIMRGILLLGNPAIFWGGLVAVAACLWAGVRGSRAHLALALLWLFSIAIYVVIPKSLGFFYYYHLSGIFVTLAIPPALMLRKHRNADLWFAGVATAVFVYFYPIIAAAALPNDQAFLRWMWFGSWR, translated from the coding sequence ATGCGCCTCGCCCACCGCCCGCTCCTCGTTGCCCTGCTGATCGGCCTCGCCGCGCAGGCGCTGTTCAGCATCCAGCTCGGCCGCCCGACCAATCTGGTGTTCGACGAGGTCCATTACGTCCCCGCCGCGCGGACGATGCTGGCGCTCGCCGAGCCCGCGAACGTCGAGCACCCACCGCTCGCCAAGGAACTGATCGCGATCGGCATCGCGCTGTTCGGCGACAACCCGATCGGCTGGCGGGCGATGTCGACGCTGGCGGGCACCGTGACGGTGCTCGGCGGCTTCGCGATCCTGATGCTGGGGTTCGGGCGGGTGCGGGTGGCGGCGCTCGGAGCGTATCTGCTGGCGATCAACCAGACGGTGTTCGTCCAGGCGCGGATCGCTATGCTCGACGGGTTCCTGGGGGCGTTCGTGACGTGCGGGATCGCGGCATTGCTGTGGGCGATGCGCGCGCAGCCCGGGCGGAGGACGGCGCGGATCGTGCTGGCGGGGGCGTTGCTGGGGTGCGCGGTGGCGGTGAAATGGTCGGCCGCGCCCTATGTCGCGGTGGCGTGTCTGGCGGTGTTGTTATGGCACCTCGGTTCCCCAACCGTTCGCCCTGAGCTTGTCGAAGGGCGGCCTGCGCCAACCACCGACGCCCCCGCTGCGCTGTCGGGGCGCCCTTCGACAAGCTCAGGGCGAACGGCGCTGGGGCTGGGACTGGGGCTGGCCATCCTCCTCGGCCTCACCGCCCTAGCGGCCTATTTCGCCACCTTTACCCCCGCGCTCTTCTATGCCCGCGATGCGATCACCCTCGCCGACCTGCTCCCGCTCCAGCAGCAGATGTACGCGCAGCAGACCGTCGTCCTGCGGCCCCACCCCTATCAGTCCGACTGGTGGAGCTGGCCGCTGATGCTTCGACCGATCTGGTATTATTACGAGCGTGACCTGGGGATCATGCGCGGGATCCTGCTGCTCGGAAATCCCGCGATCTTCTGGGGCGGGCTGGTCGCAGTCGCCGCCTGCCTATGGGCAGGCGTGCGCGGTTCGCGCGCGCACCTGGCGCTGGCGTTGCTGTGGCTATTCTCGATCGCGATCTATGTCGTGATCCCCAAGTCGCTCGGCTTCTTCTATTACTACCATCTGTCGGGCATCTTCGTGACGCTGGCGATCCCGCCCGCGCTGATGCTTCGCAAGCACCGCAACGCCGATCTGTGGTTCGCGGGGGTCGCGACCGCGGTCTTCGTCTATTTCTACCCGATTATCGCCGCGGCGGCGTTGCCGAACGACCAGGCCTTCCTGCGCTGGATGTGGTTCGGAAGCTGGCGCTAA
- the recO gene encoding DNA repair protein RecO — translation MHLSSPAIVLSVRPHGEHGAIVRALTPRDGVQPGYVRGGRSRAIRPVLQPANAILGEWRARTDVQLAALTVELVHSRAPLFEEALPAAALEWLTALTATLLPEAQPYPPIYAALDAVIDAVEAAPSARGWAGSIARYELLLLADLGFGLALEECVVTGARDDLAFVSPKSGGAVSRAAASGYEARLLALPAFLQAGGEAGWDEVFAGLAITRHFLERDLLTGRAAEVLAARGRLVERLQRAVA, via the coding sequence ATGCACCTCTCCTCCCCCGCCATCGTCCTGTCGGTGCGCCCGCATGGCGAGCATGGGGCGATCGTGCGTGCGCTTACCCCGCGCGACGGGGTGCAGCCGGGCTATGTGCGCGGCGGGCGGTCGCGGGCGATACGGCCGGTGTTGCAGCCCGCCAACGCGATCCTCGGCGAATGGCGCGCGCGTACCGATGTCCAGTTGGCGGCGTTGACGGTCGAGCTCGTCCACAGCCGCGCGCCGTTGTTCGAGGAGGCGCTGCCCGCCGCCGCGCTCGAATGGCTGACCGCGCTCACCGCGACCTTGCTGCCCGAGGCGCAGCCCTATCCGCCGATCTACGCCGCGCTCGATGCGGTGATCGACGCGGTCGAGGCGGCGCCCTCGGCGCGTGGCTGGGCGGGGAGCATCGCGCGCTACGAATTGCTGCTGCTCGCCGACCTAGGGTTCGGGTTGGCGCTCGAGGAATGCGTGGTGACCGGCGCGCGCGACGATCTTGCGTTCGTCAGCCCCAAGAGCGGTGGGGCGGTGAGCCGCGCGGCGGCGAGCGGCTATGAGGCGCGGCTGCTGGCGCTGCCCGCGTTCCTGCAGGCGGGCGGCGAGGCGGGGTGGGACGAGGTGTTCGCAGGGCTGGCGATCACGCGGCATTTCCTCGAACGCGACTTGCTGACCGGGCGCGCTGCCGAGGTGCTGGCGGCGCGCGGGCGGCTGGTCGAACGGTTGCAGCGCGCGGTTGCGTGA
- a CDS encoding glycosyltransferase has translation MSPMLELAVVVPVFNERGNIAPMVAALDRALAGRHWEVVFVDDDSPDGTAEAVREIGRGDDRVRVIQRIGRRGLSTACIEGMCATAAPLVAVIDGDMQHDETLLPAMANALALDPALDLVIGSRFVAGGGTGAWDRDRVAKSALATRLSRRVLKADLSDPMSGFFMIRTRLARTLAPALSGIGFKILLDIMTASPTPLRFKELPYVFRTRGEGESKLDHVVAMEYLIALYDRMFGRLVPVRFVMFGAIGALGVLVHMAVLAPIVALWGEGAFVAGQIAATLVAMTFNFFLNNMLTYRDRRLKGTRELLTGLLSFALVCSVGLAANVGVATYLHSAQSNYWAVSALAGIVVGAVWNFALSSRFTWGRYGRRAAG, from the coding sequence ATGAGCCCCATGCTGGAACTGGCGGTGGTCGTTCCGGTATTCAACGAGCGCGGCAACATCGCGCCGATGGTCGCCGCGCTCGATCGCGCGCTGGCGGGGCGGCATTGGGAAGTCGTATTCGTCGATGACGACAGCCCCGACGGCACCGCAGAGGCGGTGCGCGAGATCGGGCGGGGCGACGATCGCGTGCGGGTGATCCAGCGGATCGGCCGGCGCGGCCTGTCGACCGCGTGTATCGAGGGGATGTGTGCGACCGCCGCGCCGCTGGTGGCGGTGATCGACGGCGATATGCAGCATGACGAGACGTTGCTGCCAGCAATGGCCAATGCGTTGGCGCTCGATCCCGCGCTCGACCTCGTGATCGGATCGCGCTTCGTCGCGGGCGGCGGGACGGGAGCGTGGGACCGCGACCGGGTGGCGAAGTCGGCGCTGGCGACGCGGCTGTCGCGGCGCGTGCTCAAAGCCGATCTCAGCGATCCGATGAGCGGCTTCTTCATGATCCGCACGCGGTTGGCGCGCACATTGGCACCGGCGCTGTCGGGGATCGGCTTCAAGATATTGCTCGACATCATGACCGCGAGCCCGACGCCGCTGCGGTTCAAGGAGCTACCCTATGTGTTCCGCACCCGCGGCGAAGGCGAAAGCAAGCTCGATCACGTGGTCGCGATGGAATATCTGATCGCGCTCTACGATCGGATGTTCGGACGGCTGGTGCCGGTGCGATTCGTGATGTTCGGCGCAATCGGTGCGCTGGGGGTATTGGTACATATGGCGGTGCTGGCGCCGATCGTCGCGCTGTGGGGCGAGGGGGCGTTCGTCGCCGGCCAAATCGCCGCGACCTTGGTGGCGATGACCTTCAACTTCTTCCTGAACAACATGCTGACCTATCGCGATAGGCGGCTGAAGGGCACGCGCGAACTGCTGACTGGGCTGTTGTCGTTCGCGCTGGTGTGCAGCGTAGGGCTGGCGGCGAATGTCGGCGTGGCGACCTATCTGCATTCGGCGCAGTCGAACTATTGGGCGGTGTCGGCGCTGGCGGGGATCGTGGTGGGGGCGGTGTGGAATTTCGCGCTGTCGTCGCGCTTCACCTGGGGGCGGTATGGGCGGCGGGCTGCGGGTTAG
- the leuB gene encoding 3-isopropylmalate dehydrogenase yields MPQLIAILPGDGIGPEVTAEAQRVLETLGLDLRFEEAPVGGAAYDSTGHPLPPATLDLARRADAVLFGAVGDSRYDGLARELRPEQAILGLRKELGLFANLRPAKLFAGLEDASALRPEIAARIDLVIVRELTGDVYFGLKSRGTTAEGLREGRDLMRYDEAEVARIARVGFETARTRGGRLCSVDKANVLETSQLWRDVVIEVSAEYPDVALSHMYVDNAAMQMVRDPGQFDVIVTGNLFGDILSDQASMCAGSIGMLPSAALDGSGKGLYEPIHGSAPDIAGQGLANPAAAILSAAMLLRHSLGLAEPADRIEAAVAAAIAGGARTRDLGGTLSTRAMADAILTQL; encoded by the coding sequence ATGCCGCAGTTGATCGCCATATTGCCCGGGGACGGGATCGGACCCGAAGTGACCGCCGAGGCGCAGCGCGTGCTCGAGACGCTCGGCCTCGACCTGCGCTTCGAGGAAGCGCCGGTCGGCGGGGCCGCTTATGACTCGACGGGGCATCCGCTGCCGCCCGCGACGCTCGATCTCGCGCGGCGCGCCGATGCGGTGCTGTTCGGCGCGGTGGGCGATTCGCGCTATGACGGGCTGGCGCGCGAGCTTCGCCCCGAACAGGCGATCCTGGGACTGCGCAAGGAATTGGGGCTGTTCGCCAATCTGCGACCCGCCAAATTGTTCGCCGGACTAGAGGACGCATCGGCGCTGCGCCCCGAGATCGCCGCGCGGATCGACCTGGTCATCGTGCGCGAGCTGACCGGCGACGTCTATTTCGGGCTGAAGTCGCGCGGCACCACCGCCGAGGGCTTGCGCGAAGGCCGCGACCTGATGCGCTATGACGAGGCCGAAGTCGCGCGGATCGCGCGCGTCGGCTTCGAAACCGCGCGCACCCGTGGCGGGCGGCTATGCTCGGTGGACAAGGCCAATGTGCTCGAAACCTCGCAATTGTGGCGCGACGTGGTGATCGAGGTTTCGGCCGAATATCCCGATGTCGCGCTCAGCCACATGTATGTCGACAACGCCGCGATGCAGATGGTGCGCGATCCGGGGCAGTTCGACGTGATCGTCACCGGCAATTTGTTCGGCGACATCCTGTCGGACCAGGCGAGCATGTGCGCGGGGTCGATCGGAATGCTGCCCTCGGCGGCGCTCGATGGGTCGGGCAAGGGGCTGTACGAGCCGATCCACGGTTCGGCGCCCGATATCGCGGGGCAGGGGCTCGCCAATCCCGCCGCCGCGATCCTGTCGGCGGCGATGCTGTTGCGGCATTCGCTGGGGCTGGCCGAGCCCGCCGATCGGATCGAGGCGGCGGTGGCGGCGGCGATCGCGGGCGGCGCGCGGACCCGCGACCTGGGCGGCACGCTCTCGACCCGCGCGATGGCCGACGCGATCCTGACCCAGCTATGA
- a CDS encoding polysaccharide deacetylase — MTTRVFLTVDTELMWRHHAAGLPVAEQIARSIEPAAVGVGYQLRMLAEHGLKATFFVDPMPARTYGLDVVKAIVAPILAARQEVQLHLHPNWAGAVAGDGGAAHARFELVDYTLAQQRDLIAEAGALLVATGVPQPVAFRSGSYAANDDTLVALAELGFGYDSSHNGSEHPWPSAISLPVRQIAPVAHRGVIECPVTLIEDVPGKLRHFQICALSVAEMRAALDHAVREDHAAVTIVSHGFELAARTGTRANRVHVRRFEALCAMLAARAETMPTTWYAEAGGLRLGQDDAPLGPSVVRTRLRQAEQLWSNIVEERGF; from the coding sequence ATGACGACCCGCGTGTTCCTCACCGTCGATACCGAGCTGATGTGGCGCCACCACGCCGCCGGGTTGCCGGTGGCCGAGCAGATTGCCCGATCGATCGAGCCCGCGGCGGTGGGGGTGGGCTATCAGCTGCGTATGCTCGCCGAACATGGGCTAAAGGCGACGTTCTTCGTCGATCCGATGCCCGCGCGCACGTATGGCCTCGACGTCGTCAAGGCGATCGTCGCGCCGATCCTGGCGGCGCGGCAGGAGGTGCAGTTGCATCTCCACCCCAATTGGGCGGGCGCGGTGGCGGGCGATGGCGGGGCGGCGCATGCGCGCTTCGAGCTGGTCGATTATACGCTGGCGCAGCAGCGCGACCTGATCGCCGAGGCGGGGGCGCTGCTGGTGGCGACAGGCGTGCCGCAGCCGGTGGCGTTTCGGAGCGGCAGCTATGCCGCCAATGACGATACGCTGGTGGCGCTGGCCGAACTGGGCTTCGGCTATGACAGCAGCCATAACGGGTCCGAGCATCCCTGGCCGAGCGCGATCTCGCTGCCGGTGCGGCAGATCGCGCCGGTGGCGCATCGTGGGGTGATCGAATGCCCGGTGACGCTGATCGAGGATGTGCCGGGGAAGCTTCGTCATTTCCAGATCTGCGCGCTGTCGGTGGCCGAGATGCGCGCCGCGCTCGATCATGCCGTGCGCGAGGACCATGCGGCGGTGACGATCGTCAGCCACGGCTTCGAGCTGGCGGCGCGGACGGGAACGCGCGCCAATCGCGTGCATGTGCGGCGGTTCGAGGCGCTGTGCGCGATGCTGGCGGCGCGGGCCGAGACGATGCCGACGACGTGGTATGCCGAGGCTGGCGGGTTGCGGTTGGGGCAGGACGATGCCCCGCTCGGGCCGAGCGTGGTGCGGACGCGGTTGCGGCAGGCCGAGCAGCTTTGGTCGAATATCGTCGAGGAGCGGGGGTTTTGA
- a CDS encoding trans-sulfuration enzyme family protein — MKRNTGQDRSVTSKWRPATQAVRGGTMRSEFGETSEALFLTSGYAYDCAGDAAARFAGDQAGMTYSRLQNPTVEMLEHRIALMEGAEACRATASGMAAMTAALLCQLEAGDHVVAGRALFGSCRWLTDTLLPKFGITTTIVDARDAQQFADATTNKTKVYFFETPANPTMDIVDLQAVCDIARARGVTTVVDNAFATPALQRPMEFGADVVAYSATKMMDGQGRVLAGAVCGTEDFITNTLLPFTRNTGPTLSAFNAWVVLKGLETLDLRIRRQSENALQVGRFLEPRVPRLNHPGLPSHPQHNLAMAQMDMTGPIFSFEVEGRTQAHALLDALDLIDISNNIGDSRSLMTHNASTTHASVSEEKRLEMGITEGTLRLNVGLEDPIDLIADLDQALSRAGL; from the coding sequence ATGAAGCGCAACACCGGTCAGGATCGCAGCGTCACCAGCAAGTGGCGTCCCGCAACGCAAGCGGTGCGCGGGGGCACCATGCGCAGCGAGTTCGGCGAGACCTCCGAAGCGTTGTTCCTCACCTCGGGCTATGCCTATGACTGCGCGGGCGATGCCGCCGCGCGGTTCGCGGGCGACCAGGCGGGGATGACCTATTCGCGGTTGCAGAACCCCACCGTCGAGATGCTCGAGCACCGCATCGCGCTGATGGAAGGCGCCGAGGCATGCCGCGCCACCGCATCGGGGATGGCGGCGATGACCGCGGCGTTGCTGTGCCAGCTCGAGGCGGGCGACCATGTCGTCGCCGGGCGCGCGTTGTTCGGGTCGTGCCGCTGGCTCACCGACACGCTGCTGCCCAAGTTCGGCATCACCACGACGATCGTCGATGCGCGCGACGCGCAGCAATTCGCCGATGCGACCACCAACAAGACCAAGGTCTATTTCTTCGAGACCCCCGCCAATCCGACGATGGACATCGTCGACCTGCAGGCGGTGTGCGACATCGCCCGCGCGCGCGGCGTGACGACGGTGGTCGACAACGCCTTCGCCACCCCCGCGCTGCAGCGGCCGATGGAGTTCGGCGCCGATGTCGTCGCCTATTCGGCGACCAAGATGATGGACGGCCAGGGCCGCGTGCTCGCGGGCGCGGTGTGCGGGACCGAGGATTTCATCACCAACACGCTGCTGCCCTTCACGCGCAACACCGGGCCGACGCTGAGCGCGTTCAACGCCTGGGTGGTGCTCAAGGGGCTTGAGACGCTCGACCTGCGGATCCGCCGCCAGAGCGAGAATGCGCTGCAGGTCGGTCGCTTCCTCGAACCGCGCGTGCCGCGGCTCAACCATCCCGGGCTCCCGAGCCATCCGCAGCATAACCTGGCGATGGCGCAGATGGACATGACCGGGCCGATCTTCTCGTTCGAGGTCGAGGGACGGACCCAGGCGCACGCGCTGCTCGACGCGCTCGACCTGATCGACATCTCGAACAATATCGGTGATTCGCGCTCGCTGATGACGCACAATGCCTCGACCACGCACGCCAGCGTGAGCGAGGAAAAGCGGCTCGAGATGGGGATCACCGAGGGGACGCTGCGGCTGAATGTCGGGCTCGAAGACCCGATCGACCTGATCGCCGATCTCGACCAGGCGCTGAGCCGGGCCGGCCTGTGA